The Sphingosinicellaceae bacterium genome includes the window AGGTCGCTGTCGGTGCGCTCGGGCTCCAGCTCGTCGCGCGCTTCTACGATGTCGGCCAGATCTGGCGAGCGCCGCTCCACGTCGCGCAGGCGCGGCACATGCTCGCCTACGGAGCGGGTATCATTCCGGCGAACCTGCTGCGCCGCGCGCTGACCGACCTGCCCGCGATCCTGCTAAACCGCTGGCTGCCCGGCACCAGCGGCGCGGTCGCGGCGGGCCTGTACGGCATCGCCCGCAAGCTCAGCAGCATCCCGCAGCTGGTCCGAACCGTCTTCGCCTACGTGATGTCACCGCTGGCGTCCTCGCAGGCGGCGCACGACCGCGCCCGCATTGCGCCGCTGTTCGGCTTCGCGACCCGGCTCGCCACCGCGCTCGCGCTCCCGCTGGCCGCCGCGATCATCGGCATCGGGCCGATCCTCCTCGGGGGCTTCGCGCCCGGTGCCGGAGCGGCCTTCCCCCTCCTCGTGCTGCTCGTCGGCGCCCGCGCTGCCGAAGCCGTCGCCGGCCCCGCCAGCTCGGTTGTCGAGATCATCGGCCATCGCGCCCGCCCGACGATCAACGCCGTCCTCGGCCTCATCGTCTGGCTCGGGCTGGCGTGGTGCCTTGTTCCCCGGCTGGGTGCGACCGGCATGGCGGCGGCAGTCGGTGCCTCGATCGTCGTCAGCGCCTGGGCGGCGCTGGCGCAACTCGCGGCCTACGACCGCCTCGCGCCGTTCGCGGCTCCCTATTGGCGCGTTGCCGGCATGGCGGTCATAGGAGCGGCCGTGACGATCGGCGTCGGGCTGGCCCCCTGGGGATGGGTCGCCGTCCTGCCCATCGCGATGTTCAGCGGCTGGGCGACGCTCCGCTACGGATTGTCGCTGGCCGACCGCGCGGCACTCGGTAGCCTTGGTCGGCGTTTAGGCGTCGGGGTAGCGCAGATCACCGCGCAGCCCTAACTCTATAAAGTCCTAAATCTGCCGCATTGGCCGCCTAACCAGCCGCCCGAACTTCAGGAGAATATGGTGAAGGCGCTTACCCTGCCCAAGCCCGGAATCTGGAACCGCTCGCATTATCTGAACAAGATGACGCTGAGCGAACTGGTCGTCGCCTATTTCCAGTATTACGCGATCCAGGCCTATCTCGCGCTCGCCGTCGTCGCGGCAGCGGTCGCGGCTTATTATCCGCCGACGCTGCTGCAGGGCGTCGTCGCGACCGTGTTTGCGGTGCTCGTCTACCCGCTCGTCTGGTACGGCCTCCACCGCTTCGTTCTGCACGGCCGCTGGATGTTCAAGTCGCCGCTGACCGCCAAGACCTGGAAGCGTATCCACTACGACCACCACCAAGACCCCAACCACCTCGAGATCCTGTTTGGCTCGCTGTCGACGACGCTGCCGCCGATCGTCATCATGACGATCCCGGTCGGCTGGCTGATCGGCGGCGTCGGCGGGGCTGCGGTCGCGCTGTGTGCCGGGCTGCTGACGACGTGCTTCTACGAGTTCTGCCACTGCATCCAGCACCTCTCGTACAAGCCGAAGAACCGCTATCTCGCATTGATGAAGGCGCGTCACATGGCGCACCACTTCCACGACGAGAGCGGCAATTTCGGCATCACCAACTTCGCCTGGGACAAGGCCTTCGGTACCTTCTACGAGCGCGAACAGCGCCCGGCGAAGTCGCCCACCGTGTTCAATCTCGGCTACACCGACGAGGTCGCGGAGACCTATCCGTGGGTCGCCGAGATGTCGGGCGGCGTCGCCAAGGGCCATCCGCGGCAACGCCAGTCCGCATGACCCTGACAATTCGCGCGGCGACGACGCCCGCCGATCACCGCGCTTTCGTCGACCTGCAGTGGGCGCTGTACGGCAGCGATCCGCACTGGGTGCCGCCGCTGAAGGGCGAAGCACTCGGGCTGATCGCGGGGCCGAAGAAAAACCCCTGGTTCGAGCACGCCCGCGCCGCTTTTTTCCTCGCCGAGCGTGACGGCAAGGTTGTCGGTCGCATCTCGGCGCAGGTCGACGACCTCGTCCTCGAATACCAGGGCAAGACGCTCGGTCAGTTCGGCATGTTCGAGAGCATCGACGACCAAGCCGTCGCCGACGCGCTGATCGCCGCCGCTGCCGGTTGGCTGCGCGGCCAGGGCATGAACCGGATGCAGGGACCGTTCTCGCTGTCGGTGTGGGATGAGGTGGGGCTCCACGTCACCGGCTTCGACAGCGATCCGACGATCATGATGGGCCACGGCCTGCCCTACTATGAGCGGCTGCTGACGGCCGCCGGCTTCGCGCCCGTCAAGGACACCCACACCTGGCAGGTCGACATTACCCGCCTGTTCCCGCCGCTGGTCCAGAAGATCGTCGCGAACGGCGAGAAAAATCCGCGCATTCGAGTCCGGACACTCCGCAAGGCGCAGTTCGACAGCGAGTTCTCGACGATCCTCAACATCCTGAACGATGCCTGGGCGACCAACTGGGGCTTCGTGCCGCTGACTCCGGCGGAGATCACGCACGCGGGCAAGAAATTCAAGCCGATCGTCTTCGAGGACCTGATTTACCTCGCCGATTACGACGGCGAGACCGTGGGCTTCATGATCGCGGTGCCCGACATGAACGAGGTCATCAAGGGTCTCGACGGCAGGCTGTTCCCGTTCGGCTGGATCAAGCTGCTGCGCCAGCTGCGCCGTCCGCGCAGCTTACGCATCCGCGTCCCCCTGATGGGCATCAAGAAGAAGTTCCAGGGCTCGCGCACCGCGTCGACGCTGGCGTTCATGATGATCGAGTACACCCGCCGCAATGCCCACAAGAAGTTCCACTCGACCGACGCCGAGATCGGCTGGATCCTCGAGGACAACGGCCCGATGCGCTCGATAGCCGAGGTTCTAAACGGCACGATTACGCGGACGTACCGGGTATTCGAGAAGGCGATCTAGCTCCGGAGCGTGATCCACGTCGGCGCGTGGTCGCTAGCCTTTTCCGCCGCCCGCACCTGCCGGTCGACCCCGGCGTCGAGCAACCGGTCTGCAAGCGCCGGCGATAGCAGCAGCCGGTCTATGCTGAGCCCGAGGTCGCGCGGCCACGCGCCCATCGTGTAGTCCCAGAAAGTATAAATCTTGCCGGTCGGGTGGACGGCGCGCAGGCCATCGGTCCAGCCCTGCCCGATCAGCGCCCGGTAGGCGGCGCGGCTCTCGGGCTGGCAAAGCGCATTGTCGGCCATGGCGCGCTCGCTGAAGGCGTCCTCGGTGGTCGGACAGACGTTGTAGTCGCCGGCCAGCACCACCGGCACTTCGCTCGCCAGCAGCCCCGCCGCGTGCGCGTGAAGGCGCGCGAACCAGCTCAGCTTGTAGTCGAACTTCGGGCCGGGAAACGGGTTGCCGTTGGGCAGGTACAGCGCCGCGACCAGCAGCCCATCGACCGCGGCCTCGAGGTAGCGCGACTGGACGTCCTCAGGATCGCCGGGCAGGCCGCGCTGGGTTTCGACCGCCGGCCGCTTCGACAGGATCGCGACGCCGTTCCAGCTCTTCTGGCCGTGGACGAGGGCATGGTACCCCGCCGCCTCGATCGCGGCATGGGGGAAGTTCTCGTCGGGAGCCTTGAGCTCCTGCAGGCAGGCGACATCGGGTTGCGCCTCCGCCAGCCAGTCGAGCAGGCGCGGCAGGCGCGCGTTGATACCGTTGATGTTGAAGGTGGCTATGCGCATGAGCGGCGGTGTAGCGCCCCGCGCCGCGAACTCAAACGCCCGAAGCTCAGATGCCGAACGAAGTCCCGCAGCCGCAGCCGCTGGTCGCATTGGGGTTGGTGACTTCGAACGCCGCCGCGCCGATCTTTTCGACGAAATCGACCTGCGCACCCTCGAGAAACGGCAGGCTGACCGAGTCGACGAGCATCGTCACGCCGTCGGTCTCGGTAACCAGGTCGTCAGCACCGATCTCGTTCTCGAGCGCGAACCGATACTGGAAGCCAGCGCACCCGCCCCCGTCGACTGCAAGGCGGAGCTTGAGGCCGGGCTTGCCCTGCTTGGCCGCGATCGCGGCGACCCGCGCAGCGGCGGCGGGCATCAGGATGGGTGCGCTCATGGACAGGATGTAGGCGCTTGCAGGCTCCGCTTCAATCGCGGTGCCGGCGCTCCTCGCGGCTAGTTGCGGATCAGGATCGGCTGGAGGCCGGTGGTGTGCAGCGTAAAGGTCGTGGTGTCGTCACTGGTATCGAGCAGCGTGACGTTGGTCGGGCCTTCGACGCCGCGCGGTGCAGCACCCTGCGCGGCGAGCATGAAAGCGCTCGCCTCGAGGAACGGCCGTGGGTTGATGGCGCGGCCGTCGAGGCGGATCTCGTAGTGGAGGTGGGTGCCTGTCGAGCGGCCGGTCGAGCCCATGCGGGCGATCAGCTGGCCCTGGCGGACGTGCGCGCCGGGCTGCACGAGGATCGCCGAAAGATGGCCGTAGCGAGTCGCGAGGCCCTTGCCGTGGTCGATCTCGACGAGGTTACCATAGGCTCCCGAGCGACCACCGGTGACGACCGTGCCGTCGGCGGCTGCGTAGATCGCCTCACCCGGCGTACCCGCCATGTCGAGGCCGGCATGCATCGCGGAGCGGCCGTTGAACGGATCGTAGCGGACGCCAAACGGGGACGTAAACGTATAGGTCTTGACCGGTACGTACGACGGGATCGCGGCAATCGCCGCCTCCATCGCAGCGACCTGCTGGTAGCTGGTCGCGAGCGTCGTGAAGCGTGGGTCGCTGGCAGTCGTCGTAACGGGGATGTACGGGCCGCCGATACCGACCGGGGTGCTGCCGGTGAAACGCTTCGGGTCTAGGCCGACTCGGCGCAGCAGCGCCTCGGCCGCCTGCAGGCGGCTCTTCACCGAAGACGCCGCGCGGTCGATTAGGCCACGATCGGCAGTGGCGTTCCCGGTCGTCGGGGTCTCGGCCATCAGCGCGTCGACCTGATGCTGAAGGCGGGCGAAGTCGGCTTGCTTGGCGGTGTCGACCGCGCCGGGCGTCGCGGCGCCCAGCCAGGCTGCGATCAGTGCTGCTCCACCTAATGCCATGTGCGCCGCAAGTCCTTGATTCGGCGAGCGAGGTACAAATCATCAGCGATCGCCCACGAGTACACCCGCGAACGCCTTCGACCGCCGAAAAGCTTGAACCCCACCCGAAGCAAATAACTTGCCGACGGGCTGGCCCGCCGACCCCCCTGTTGGAGCAGCGATGCCGAAGCCCGGCAACCCGCCAGCGCCCAACCGAGGGTGAGTTGCGCTGAAGGCGCGGCGAGCCGATGATTTACGCAAATATACTTAGGCTGGGATGCAACTTTACAGGCGGTTGGGCGTGCAACGACCCGATTCCCGGCATCATTCTGGCGACTTTGCCGCTGTCAGCACTTCGGCTGCGTGGCCGGGGACCTTCACCTTGTGCCAGGCGCGGACGATCTTGCCGTCGGTTCCGACGAGGAAAGTGGCGCGCTCGATGCCCATGTATTTGCGGCCGTACATGCTCTTCTCGACCCACACGCCCCAGGCTTCGCAGGCGACGCCGTCGGGATCGGAAGCGAGTGTGACGCCGAGATCGTACTTGGCGCGGAATTTCGCGTGGCTGGCGAGCGCATCCTTCGACACGCCGATCACCTCGACCCCAGCCTGTTTGAAGTCGGCGGCGAGCGCGGTGAACTCCTGCCCCTCCTTCGTGCAGCCCGAGGTATCGTCCTTGGGGTAGAAATAGACCACGGCTCTGCGTCCGGTGATGGCGGTGCGCGCGCCGGCGTCGGTGTCGAGGTCGAGTGCGGGGGCGGTGTTGCCAGTCTCGAGGGTCATCGCGAGTGTTACCTTTTGCTGCCGAAGACCTCTGCCCATGCCGCAATCACCCGCGCCTTGGCGAGTCCCAGCGCGGCCTCGACGTCGGTCTCTCCGGCCAGCCGCGCCAACAGGTCGCGGGCAGTGGCGCTCGGCGCTCCGTCGGGAGCGACGAGGCGCAGCGTCACCAGGCAGCGGGTCAACAGGCTGTGCGCGTCGACGAGGTCGGGCCTCAGCACCGCGATCGCGGTCCCGAGGTCGGGGTTGAGGCCGGCGCCGTCACGGAGCTGAAGGTAGTGGACGATGAACTCGAGATCGACGAGCGCGCCTGGCGCAAGCTTGACGTCCCACTTGCCGCCGCCCGGCTTCGCGGCCGCGATCTCGGCCCGCATCGCGACGACCTCCTTTGCCAGTGTCGGCGGCGGCGTAGCGGTCAGGATGGCGCAGATGGCGTCGGTCACTGGGCCGGGGTCGCCCGCGACCACCCGCGCCCGGGTCAGCGCCATGTGCTCCCAGGTCTCGGCCTCCTCGGCCTGATAGCGCGCGAAGCTGTCGAGGCTGACGGCGAGCAGTCCCTTGGCACCGAACGGTCGCAACCGCGTATCGACCTCGTACAGCGCCCCGGACGCGGTCGGCACCGACAGCGCTGCCGAGACCCGCGCCGCCAGTCGGTTGAAGTACTGGGTGCCGGCGTAGGGCCGCTCGCCGTCCGATACCGCGTCATGCGCGCCGGTGAACAGGTAGACGAGATCGAGGTCGGAGGCGTGGCTGAGCAGTACGCCGCCGTAGCGCCCGAGCGCGAGCACCACCAGTCCGCCGTTCGCGATGCGACCGTGGACGGCCTCGAAGTCCGCTGTAATACGCTCGACCAGCAGCGCCAGCGCGACGTCGGCGAGGTGGGCGAGGTCGCGCCCGACGCGCAGCGGATCGGCCCGCCCCTCGATAAGCTGGGCACCAAGCTGGAAGCGTCGCTCGCCGGTCCATCGGCGCACACGGTCGAGCACCTCCTCGGTATCGCGCGCGCCCGCTACCATCGCGTCGAGATCGGCGCGCAGCCGCGGTGCATCGGGCAGTGGCGAGAAGGCATCGGCACCTAGCAGCACGTCGAACAGCGCCGGCGTCCGCGCCAGCGCGTCGGCAAGTACCGGCGTCACCCCGAGCAAGCGCCCGAGCAGCGGCACTAGCGGCGGGTTCGCCTCCAGCAATGCGAGGAACTGTACGCCTGTGGGCAGTTGCGCGAGGAAGCCATCGAGTCGCGCCGCCGCCTGCGCCGGGTCCGCCGCCTTGCCGAGCACGTCGACGAGCGAGGGCAGGAGAGCTTCGAACGACGCCTTCGCCGCCTCTGACCGCAGCGCCCTGTACGACGACGTCCGCCAGCGCGCGATCATCGGGGCCAGCAGCTTGCCGGTCTTGCCGAGCCGTGTCGCCAACGCCTTGGGCTCGTCGGGCAGCGACTTCGGCCCCTTCGCCTCCGCGATCAGCCGGTCGAAGGCGCGGGCTACCGGGGCCGTCGTCGCCTTGAGGCGGCGCTCGAGGCCGCGCCAGTCGTCGAACCCGCACAGCCTGGCTAGCGCCAGTCGCTGCGGTGCCTGCATCGGGATGCTGTGGGTCTGCGCGTCTTCCAGCATCTGCAGCCGGTGTTCGACCGAGCGCAGTGTGCGGTACGACGCGGCAAGGGTGTCGGCTTCTTCCGACGAGATGCGACCCGCCACGGCCAGCGCGACCAGCGCATCGAGCGTTGCCGGCGCGCGCAGCCCGGGCTCGCGGCCGCCCCAGACGAGTTGGTGGAGCTGGGCGAAGAATTCGACTTCGCGGATGCCGCCACGCCCACGCTTGAGGTCGAAGCCGGGGCCGAGGCTCTGCCCCGCGTCGAAATGATCGCGGATTCGCAAGGAGACCGCCTGGATGTCGCGAATCGCGGTGTAGTCGAGGCTGCGGCGCCAGACGAAGCCCCTGATTGCGTGCAGAAAAGCCTCGCCGAGCGCGATGTCGCCGGCGCACGCCCGCGCCCGGATGAAGGCGGTGCGCTCCCAGGTCAGTGCCTCGGACTGGTAGTAATGCTCGGCCGCGGCGACGGGCAGCGCCAACGGGGTCACCTCGGACGCTGGCCGCAACCGCAGGTCGACGCGGAAGACATAGCCCTGAGGGGTCGGGTCGTTCATGATCGCGACCGCGCGCCGGGCGATGCGAACCGCAGCCTCGGCGACGTCTTCGCGGGGCCGTACCGGTATCAGGCCAGGCTCGTAGAGCAGGATCAGGTCGACATCGGACGAGTAGTTGAGTTCGTGGCTGCCGAGCTTTCCGAGCGCCAGCGCGACCAGGCCACGATTCGGCGCTTCGCGCTCTGCGAGCGCGGCGGCGATACTACGGTCGAGGGCAAGATCGGCGAAATCGGACAGCACGCCGGTGACGCGCTCGAGCGGCCAAGCACCCGACAAGTCAGCGATCGCGACGATCAGCGCGACCTGACGCTTCGCAGCGCGGAGAACCATCGCCGGATCGCCATCGGCCCCCGCAGCAACGAATGCGGCGGTTATAGCGGCATCGGCGCCGTCATCGATTAGCCCGGTGGTGCAGTGGGGTTGGCTACGGATCAGGCCGCGAAGGTAGGGTGCGTATGACCATGCATGGGCCAGCGCGGTCGCCAATCCCGGCTCGGGAATACGGCCGGCGAGCAGCCTGGCAAGTTCCGGCGGCGGATCGAGGGACGGCAGGTGCACGCGCCTATTGGCACTCCTGCCGCCCCAATGTCATCCCGCGTCAGGCGATCGTCGACCTCAGCATCCACGCGTTCTCTTCGTGTACGCCGATACGAGCGATGATCATGTCCTCGGTGAACTTGTCGTCGTTCTGCTCGGCGACATTGCTGACCTCGAACATGCGGCGAGCAACCGCCTC containing:
- a CDS encoding polysaccharide biosynthesis C-terminal domain-containing protein; amino-acid sequence: MSAERREVTTRDVARAAGVSVVSRLGAVVEVLTTPALTWLFGVPAYGVYTVLAAAVTLCQGTVDCAMTSVLQRVVPQARDEDEAAAAVKWALILGTGPSIVIASVVSVLAGRIALTINAAPADRPSLAVAVILFAWALPLNSLVEVTTAAVRARHVFGPEIRLKVFWEQVIKLGLAAGLGLAGFALGVGWGRGALALALAHLGSQVAVGALGLQLVARFYDVGQIWRAPLHVAQARHMLAYGAGIIPANLLRRALTDLPAILLNRWLPGTSGAVAAGLYGIARKLSSIPQLVRTVFAYVMSPLASSQAAHDRARIAPLFGFATRLATALALPLAAAIIGIGPILLGGFAPGAGAAFPLLVLLVGARAAEAVAGPASSVVEIIGHRARPTINAVLGLIVWLGLAWCLVPRLGATGMAAAVGASIVVSAWAALAQLAAYDRLAPFAAPYWRVAGMAVIGAAVTIGVGLAPWGWVAVLPIAMFSGWATLRYGLSLADRAALGSLGRRLGVGVAQITAQP
- a CDS encoding sterol desaturase family protein, with protein sequence MVKALTLPKPGIWNRSHYLNKMTLSELVVAYFQYYAIQAYLALAVVAAAVAAYYPPTLLQGVVATVFAVLVYPLVWYGLHRFVLHGRWMFKSPLTAKTWKRIHYDHHQDPNHLEILFGSLSTTLPPIVIMTIPVGWLIGGVGGAAVALCAGLLTTCFYEFCHCIQHLSYKPKNRYLALMKARHMAHHFHDESGNFGITNFAWDKAFGTFYEREQRPAKSPTVFNLGYTDEVAETYPWVAEMSGGVAKGHPRQRQSA
- a CDS encoding N-acetyltransferase → MTLTIRAATTPADHRAFVDLQWALYGSDPHWVPPLKGEALGLIAGPKKNPWFEHARAAFFLAERDGKVVGRISAQVDDLVLEYQGKTLGQFGMFESIDDQAVADALIAAAAGWLRGQGMNRMQGPFSLSVWDEVGLHVTGFDSDPTIMMGHGLPYYERLLTAAGFAPVKDTHTWQVDITRLFPPLVQKIVANGEKNPRIRVRTLRKAQFDSEFSTILNILNDAWATNWGFVPLTPAEITHAGKKFKPIVFEDLIYLADYDGETVGFMIAVPDMNEVIKGLDGRLFPFGWIKLLRQLRRPRSLRIRVPLMGIKKKFQGSRTASTLAFMMIEYTRRNAHKKFHSTDAEIGWILEDNGPMRSIAEVLNGTITRTYRVFEKAI
- the xth gene encoding exodeoxyribonuclease III; protein product: MRIATFNINGINARLPRLLDWLAEAQPDVACLQELKAPDENFPHAAIEAAGYHALVHGQKSWNGVAILSKRPAVETQRGLPGDPEDVQSRYLEAAVDGLLVAALYLPNGNPFPGPKFDYKLSWFARLHAHAAGLLASEVPVVLAGDYNVCPTTEDAFSERAMADNALCQPESRAAYRALIGQGWTDGLRAVHPTGKIYTFWDYTMGAWPRDLGLSIDRLLLSPALADRLLDAGVDRQVRAAEKASDHAPTWITLRS
- the erpA gene encoding iron-sulfur cluster insertion protein ErpA → MSAPILMPAAAARVAAIAAKQGKPGLKLRLAVDGGGCAGFQYRFALENEIGADDLVTETDGVTMLVDSVSLPFLEGAQVDFVEKIGAAAFEVTNPNATSGCGCGTSFGI
- a CDS encoding M23 family metallopeptidase translates to MALGGAALIAAWLGAATPGAVDTAKQADFARLQHQVDALMAETPTTGNATADRGLIDRAASSVKSRLQAAEALLRRVGLDPKRFTGSTPVGIGGPYIPVTTTASDPRFTTLATSYQQVAAMEAAIAAIPSYVPVKTYTFTSPFGVRYDPFNGRSAMHAGLDMAGTPGEAIYAAADGTVVTGGRSGAYGNLVEIDHGKGLATRYGHLSAILVQPGAHVRQGQLIARMGSTGRSTGTHLHYEIRLDGRAINPRPFLEASAFMLAAQGAAPRGVEGPTNVTLLDTSDDTTTFTLHTTGLQPILIRN
- a CDS encoding peroxiredoxin codes for the protein MTLETGNTAPALDLDTDAGARTAITGRRAVVYFYPKDDTSGCTKEGQEFTALAADFKQAGVEVIGVSKDALASHAKFRAKYDLGVTLASDPDGVACEAWGVWVEKSMYGRKYMGIERATFLVGTDGKIVRAWHKVKVPGHAAEVLTAAKSPE
- the glnE gene encoding bifunctional [glutamate--ammonia ligase]-adenylyl-L-tyrosine phosphorylase/[glutamate--ammonia-ligase] adenylyltransferase — protein: MPEPGLATALAHAWSYAPYLRGLIRSQPHCTTGLIDDGADAAITAAFVAAGADGDPAMVLRAAKRQVALIVAIADLSGAWPLERVTGVLSDFADLALDRSIAAALAEREAPNRGLVALALGKLGSHELNYSSDVDLILLYEPGLIPVRPREDVAEAAVRIARRAVAIMNDPTPQGYVFRVDLRLRPASEVTPLALPVAAAEHYYQSEALTWERTAFIRARACAGDIALGEAFLHAIRGFVWRRSLDYTAIRDIQAVSLRIRDHFDAGQSLGPGFDLKRGRGGIREVEFFAQLHQLVWGGREPGLRAPATLDALVALAVAGRISSEEADTLAASYRTLRSVEHRLQMLEDAQTHSIPMQAPQRLALARLCGFDDWRGLERRLKATTAPVARAFDRLIAEAKGPKSLPDEPKALATRLGKTGKLLAPMIARWRTSSYRALRSEAAKASFEALLPSLVDVLGKAADPAQAAARLDGFLAQLPTGVQFLALLEANPPLVPLLGRLLGVTPVLADALARTPALFDVLLGADAFSPLPDAPRLRADLDAMVAGARDTEEVLDRVRRWTGERRFQLGAQLIEGRADPLRVGRDLAHLADVALALLVERITADFEAVHGRIANGGLVVLALGRYGGVLLSHASDLDLVYLFTGAHDAVSDGERPYAGTQYFNRLAARVSAALSVPTASGALYEVDTRLRPFGAKGLLAVSLDSFARYQAEEAETWEHMALTRARVVAGDPGPVTDAICAILTATPPPTLAKEVVAMRAEIAAAKPGGGKWDVKLAPGALVDLEFIVHYLQLRDGAGLNPDLGTAIAVLRPDLVDAHSLLTRCLVTLRLVAPDGAPSATARDLLARLAGETDVEAALGLAKARVIAAWAEVFGSKR